The DNA window GCGGAACACCAGGCGAGCCTCGTTCCCGCGCGCCAGAACCGTTTCGAGGCCGAGACGCGCGCCGATCACCCGCAGCTGGGTGAGCGCGACGAGCGCCTCGGCCTCGGGGGGCAGCCGACCGAACCGGTCGGCCATTTCCGCCCGCAACTCGTCAATTTCACCTGATGAAACGCTCCGCGCCAGCCGCCGGTACAGGTCGAGCTTGGCCGCGTCCTCCGCCACATAGTCGTCGGGCAGGAACGCCGCCCGCTCCAGGACGATCTCGGGAGGCGGATAGGCGACGGCTCCCCCGTCCCCCTTCAGCGCGCGAACGGTGTCCTCCAGCATCCTCAGGTACACGTCGACACCCACCGACAGGGCGAACCCCGTCTGCTCCGCGCCCAGCAGGTTACCCGCCCCCCTGAGCTCCAGGTCCTTGATCGCGATCCGGTAGCCGGCGCCCAGCTCCGTGTGGTGCGCCAGCGTCTGGAGCCGCGCCTCCGCCGCCCCGTCCACGTCGTCGGGCACGACGAGGTAGCAGTAAGCACGGCGGTGGCTCCGGCCCACCCGCCCCCGCAACTGGTAGAGCTGCGCCAGCCCGAACTGCTGGGCGTCATGCACGATCATCGTGTTCGCGTTCGGCACGTCCAACCCCGACTCGACGATCATCGTCGAGCACAGGACACCCAGGTCGCCGGAGACGAACCGCCGCATCATGGCGTCGAGGTCGTGCGGCCGCATCTGCCCGTGCGCCACGCCGACGCTCGATCGCGGCGCCAGGCGCCGGATCCGCTCCGCGATCGTCTCCAGCGTCTCGATCCGGTTGTGGACCACGTACACCTGTCCCCCGCGGTCCAACTCCCGCGCCATCGCCTCCTCGAGCAGCTCGTCGTCCCACGGCTCCACGAACGTCACCACCGGCGACCGGTCGCGCGGCGGGGTCTCGATCAGGGTGAGGTCGCGCAGCCCCGCCAGGCTCTGCTGCAGCGTCCGCGGTATCGGCGTGGCCGTGAGCGTGAGCACATCCACCTGGAGCCGCAGCTTCTTGAGACGCTCCTTGTGCTCCACGCCGAACCGGTGCTCCTCGTCCACCACCACCAGGCCAAGGTCCTTGAAGATCACGTCGGGCGAGAGCAGGCGATGCGTCCCGATGACGAGGTCGATCGTGCCCCCGGCGAGACCGGCCAGGATCGCCCGCTGCTCCTTCGGCCCGTGCAGCCGTGAGAGCATCGCGAAATGCACCGGGTAGTCGGCCAGGCGCTCGCCGAAGGTGCGCCCGTGCTGCTCCACGAGGATGGTCGTCGGCGCGAGGACCACGACCTGCTTCCCCGCCTGGATCGCCTTGAACGCGGCCCGCACCGCTATCTCGGTCTTGCCGTAGCCCACGTCTCCGATCACCAAACGGTCCATCGGACGCGGCCGCTCCATGTCGGCCTTCACGTCCAGCGTCGCCTTGCGCTGGTCCGGCGTGTCCTCGTACAGGAAGGCCGACTCCAGCTCCCGCTGCCAGCGCGTGTCGGGCGGGAAGGCGAAGCCCACCGCGAGCTTGCGGTGCGCGTACAGGTCGAGCAGTTCGGCCGCCATCTTCCGGACCGACTCCTCCGCCTGGGCGCGCAACCGCTTCCACTTTCCGGCGCCCAGCTTGTGGAGTCTGGGAGGCGGCGCGTCACCGGTCTCCACCTCCACGCTGCGATAGCGCTCGAGCTGATCGATCCGGTACAGCGGCACCTGGAGCAGGTCGCCGCCCTCGTACTCGACGACCGCGACCTCCATCGTCGCTTCGGCCACGGTGATGGTCTGGATGCCGCGGTAGATCCCGATGCCGTGTTCCAGGTGCACGACGACGTCGCCGGGCTGGAGCGCGCCGCTGAGGCCGGCCGGCGGCGCCGTCCGGTACCGGCGCGGTCGGCGGATGCGGCGCGCGCGGCGGAAGATCTCGTGGTCGGTGAGCGCGAAGAGCCCCGGCAGCGAGAAGCCGCCGTCCAGCGCGCCGATCGCCAGGGTGAGGCGCTCCGGGAAGCGCCGGCCGCCCTCGGCCAACAGCTCCTCGAGGCGCTCGAGCTGCCCCTCGTTGTCGCACAGCACCAGGGTCTCGCTCCCAACCGGCGGAAGGACCCGCGCCAGGTCCCGGGCGATCTCGGGCGGCGGCGTGACGGGAAGCCGGTGGGTGGGCGCCGTGGCGCCGAGCTCCAGCCTGGCGAACGACGCGCGCCCGGCGCGCCAGGCGTCCGGCGCCGTCAGGAGGTCGGCGCGTGGAGGGACGTCTTCGCCCAGGCGGC is part of the Gemmatimonadales bacterium genome and encodes:
- the mfd gene encoding transcription-repair coupling factor — encoded protein: MPLPRLIAAFRALPGFADLAGAVRAPRARASLGPLAGSSGALLVAALAEAQPSQLFVVIAGAPTDAERWLADLAVLMPEDRIALYPQREALGEDEPHYEIAGERVETLEQLTRGALQVLVTTARATQERTLMPAALQASRLELAKGVPFREAVRRLEQLGYGRVPQVVDVAQFAVRGGIVDVYGFGMAQPARAEYWGDEMVALRAFDLSTQRGSGDLERVTVLPSNPHAALSEGEKIRCTLLELLPSGALLVEERPIEFEPEVQRAWDEAEHHAEIARRLGEDVPPRADLLTAPDAWRAGRASFARLELGATAPTHRLPVTPPPEIARDLARVLPPVGSETLVLCDNEGQLERLEELLAEGGRRFPERLTLAIGALDGGFSLPGLFALTDHEIFRRARRIRRPRRYRTAPPAGLSGALQPGDVVVHLEHGIGIYRGIQTITVAEATMEVAVVEYEGGDLLQVPLYRIDQLERYRSVEVETGDAPPPRLHKLGAGKWKRLRAQAEESVRKMAAELLDLYAHRKLAVGFAFPPDTRWQRELESAFLYEDTPDQRKATLDVKADMERPRPMDRLVIGDVGYGKTEIAVRAAFKAIQAGKQVVVLAPTTILVEQHGRTFGERLADYPVHFAMLSRLHGPKEQRAILAGLAGGTIDLVIGTHRLLSPDVIFKDLGLVVVDEEHRFGVEHKERLKKLRLQVDVLTLTATPIPRTLQQSLAGLRDLTLIETPPRDRSPVVTFVEPWDDELLEEAMARELDRGGQVYVVHNRIETLETIAERIRRLAPRSSVGVAHGQMRPHDLDAMMRRFVSGDLGVLCSTMIVESGLDVPNANTMIVHDAQQFGLAQLYQLRGRVGRSHRRAYCYLVVPDDVDGAAEARLQTLAHHTELGAGYRIAIKDLELRGAGNLLGAEQTGFALSVGVDVYLRMLEDTVRALKGDGGAVAYPPPEIVLERAAFLPDDYVAEDAAKLDLYRRLARSVSSGEIDELRAEMADRFGRLPPEAEALVALTQLRVIGARLGLETVLARGNEARLVFRAGASPRLARLTAAMDEVQFAADVRRASPLVLRLERLGGMPLLAGLVRALSRAVSDTN